The following are from one region of the Vibrio parahaemolyticus genome:
- a CDS encoding LysR family transcriptional regulator yields the protein MTNKKLDLNLIQTFLIAAEYQSYTKAAEHLGVTQPAVSASIRRLEALIEYQLFTKVGRSISLTSRGQNLLPKLRQALCMVENALSISPQFKVYCSEVFSGSLSSINNVSVHEAVATKNLLLELLYQQKIALVIDSIKSDDSTLVNEVIHEEPNVVVCRKTHPRINGQINTKQFFKEKHCVLTDEWAVNQTTNHNQYLNNVQVETVASSLSGVVLNVIESDNIAIIPQSFAMKWKEQLDLQVIDLPIESNLVTYHFIYHKREKNNLHHKRIRNNIKETLKPFYKS from the coding sequence ATGACTAATAAAAAACTGGATTTAAACTTAATCCAAACATTTTTAATTGCTGCAGAATATCAATCATACACCAAAGCGGCTGAGCACCTTGGCGTGACGCAACCAGCAGTAAGCGCTTCCATTAGGCGCTTGGAAGCACTAATTGAATACCAACTCTTCACCAAGGTAGGACGTTCAATTTCTCTGACTTCTAGAGGGCAGAACTTGCTCCCCAAACTAAGGCAAGCACTGTGTATGGTAGAGAATGCATTGTCCATTTCGCCTCAATTTAAGGTTTACTGCTCAGAGGTATTTTCGGGTAGTTTATCGTCGATTAACAACGTTTCTGTTCACGAAGCTGTCGCGACAAAAAACCTGTTACTGGAACTGCTTTATCAGCAGAAAATTGCGTTAGTCATTGATTCAATCAAGTCTGATGATTCTACACTGGTCAATGAGGTGATTCACGAAGAGCCAAATGTCGTCGTATGCCGCAAAACACATCCGAGAATAAATGGACAAATCAATACCAAGCAGTTTTTTAAAGAGAAACACTGCGTGCTGACTGATGAATGGGCTGTGAATCAAACGACCAATCACAACCAATACCTAAATAACGTACAAGTCGAAACCGTGGCATCTTCTCTTTCTGGCGTTGTGTTAAACGTGATTGAGAGTGACAATATCGCGATAATCCCCCAGTCTTTTGCAATGAAATGGAAGGAACAACTAGACTTACAAGTGATTGACTTGCCCATTGAGTCAAACCTTGTCACCTACCATTTCATTTATCACAAAAGAGAAAAAAACAACCTGCACCACAAGCGTATTCGAAACAACATCAAAGAAACGCTAAAACCATTTTACAAATCTTAG